One Thauera sp. K11 DNA window includes the following coding sequences:
- a CDS encoding efflux transporter outer membrane subunit: MKPIRPSYRLPARHALLALAAGLALHGCAPTVPLARPDVALPATWSEAADPAAAPLQSDTWWRQFGSAQLDALVAEALAASPDLRIQAERVVQAELALRSVGASLFPSLGLSADSGWSRTHADGSPASERKSTSLGLSASYELDLWGRIGATVDSARASLSATRFDRDAARLSLASAVATTWFQSLALQERLSIARDNLAIAERVLKVVEARFRNGAASALDVSRQRTAVLTQRAAIDPLAVQERQTRSALALLLGRVPQDPPAAGARLAELALPAVATGLPSDLLLRRPDLAAAEADLAAAAANVAAARAELLPRISLSASGGVASGLLLSLADPSRSVSLSAALVQTLFDGGRLRAQADIARSRQRELVEGYRGAILTALKEVEDALANTERDANQETAQREIVAEAQRALRLAELRYREGADDLLSVLDAQRTLFGAQDQLAQLRLARLVDSVDLYRALGGGWQADDPAAS; this comes from the coding sequence ATGAAACCGATCCGTCCTTCGTACCGCCTTCCTGCCCGCCACGCCCTCCTCGCGCTCGCCGCCGGCCTCGCCCTGCATGGCTGCGCGCCCACGGTGCCGCTCGCGCGCCCCGACGTGGCGCTGCCCGCCACCTGGTCCGAGGCCGCCGACCCCGCCGCCGCACCGCTGCAGTCCGACACCTGGTGGCGCCAGTTCGGCTCGGCGCAGCTCGACGCGCTGGTCGCCGAGGCGCTCGCCGCCAGCCCCGACCTGCGCATCCAGGCCGAACGCGTGGTGCAGGCCGAACTGGCGCTGCGCAGCGTGGGCGCATCGCTGTTCCCGTCGCTGGGCCTGAGCGCCGACAGCGGCTGGAGCCGAACCCATGCCGACGGCAGCCCGGCCAGCGAACGCAAGTCCACCTCGCTGGGCCTGTCGGCGAGCTACGAACTGGACCTGTGGGGCCGCATCGGCGCCACCGTCGACAGCGCCAGAGCCTCGCTCTCCGCCACCCGCTTCGACCGCGATGCCGCGCGCCTGAGCCTGGCCTCCGCGGTGGCGACCACCTGGTTCCAGAGCCTCGCGCTGCAGGAACGGCTGAGCATCGCGCGCGACAATCTCGCCATCGCCGAGCGCGTGCTGAAGGTCGTCGAAGCGCGCTTTCGCAACGGCGCGGCCTCGGCGCTGGACGTGAGCCGGCAGCGCACCGCGGTGCTGACGCAGCGCGCCGCGATCGACCCGCTCGCGGTGCAGGAACGCCAGACGCGCAGCGCGCTCGCGCTGCTGCTCGGCCGCGTGCCGCAGGATCCGCCCGCCGCCGGGGCACGCCTGGCCGAACTGGCGCTGCCCGCGGTCGCCACCGGCCTGCCGTCCGACCTGCTGCTGCGCCGCCCGGACCTCGCCGCCGCCGAAGCCGACCTCGCCGCCGCCGCGGCCAACGTCGCCGCCGCGCGCGCCGAACTGCTGCCGCGCATCAGCCTGTCCGCCTCCGGCGGCGTGGCGAGCGGGCTGCTGCTGTCGCTGGCCGACCCGTCGCGCAGCGTGTCGCTGTCGGCCGCGCTGGTGCAGACGCTGTTCGACGGCGGCCGCCTGCGCGCGCAGGCCGACATCGCGCGCTCGCGCCAGCGCGAACTGGTCGAGGGCTACCGCGGCGCCATCCTCACCGCGCTGAAGGAAGTCGAGGACGCGCTCGCCAACACCGAGCGCGACGCCAACCAGGAAACCGCCCAGCGCGAAATCGTCGCCGAAGCCCAGCGCGCGCTGCGGCTGGCCGAGCTGCGCTACCGCGAGGGCGCCGACGACCTGCTGTCGGTGCTCGACGCCCAGCGCACGCTGTTCGGCGCGCAGGACCAGTTGGCGCAGTTGCGCCTGGCGCGGCTCGTCGACAGCGTCGACCTGTACCGCGCGCTGGGCGGCGGCTGGCAGGCCGACGACCCGGCCGCATCCTGA